A genomic segment from Brucella pseudogrignonensis encodes:
- the fdhD gene encoding formate dehydrogenase accessory sulfurtransferase FdhD, with the protein MFGLKVSLNHPYLAYRDKSFYQSSREVPEEVPVAMSYNGTTHAVMMATPADLEDFALGFSLTEGIISSISEIEDLGIEVFEKGIDVQMRLSAEPGNALAARRRFMAGPVGCGLCGIDSIDQALRPLYALSAETLRFQPRSIIDAMDALAAAQKLNAETRAVHGAGFFIPGEGLFAVREDVGRHNAFDKLIGAMARAGKVAEQGLVAITSRVSVEMVQKAVILRVPLLAAISAPTALAIRTADEARLTLAALVRGNDFDVYCHPERILGE; encoded by the coding sequence ATGTTTGGTCTGAAAGTCAGTTTGAACCATCCGTATCTGGCCTATCGCGATAAAAGCTTTTATCAAAGCTCGCGCGAGGTTCCCGAAGAAGTGCCAGTTGCAATGAGTTACAATGGCACCACTCATGCCGTAATGATGGCAACGCCTGCTGATCTGGAAGATTTTGCACTTGGATTCAGCTTAACGGAAGGCATTATTTCCAGCATTTCCGAAATTGAAGATTTAGGCATTGAGGTCTTTGAAAAAGGGATTGATGTGCAAATGCGACTGTCTGCGGAGCCGGGGAATGCGCTGGCTGCCCGGCGCAGATTTATGGCCGGTCCGGTTGGTTGCGGATTATGCGGCATCGATTCAATCGATCAAGCATTGCGCCCGTTATATGCGCTTTCTGCCGAGACGTTACGGTTTCAACCTCGATCCATCATAGATGCCATGGATGCGTTGGCTGCAGCACAAAAGTTGAATGCAGAAACGAGGGCCGTACATGGTGCAGGTTTCTTCATTCCGGGCGAGGGGCTTTTTGCAGTTCGCGAGGATGTCGGACGCCACAACGCTTTCGATAAGCTCATCGGTGCAATGGCACGCGCCGGAAAGGTCGCAGAGCAGGGCCTCGTTGCGATTACCAGCCGCGTGTCTGTTGAAATGGTGCAAAAAGCTGTGATTTTGCGCGTTCCATTGTTGGCCGCTATTTCTGCGCCGACGGCATTAGCGATCCGCACTGCAGATGAGGCGAGGCTGACGCTCGCAGCGCTCGTTCGGGGTAATGACTTCGATGTCTATTGCCATCCTGAGCGCATTCTCGGTGAGTAA
- a CDS encoding sn-glycerol-3-phosphate ABC transporter ATP-binding protein UgpC yields MSFLKISNLYKSYGSVSVLKDINIDIEEGGFLVLVGPSGCGKSTLLNTIAGLEPITSGDISINGRSVSGLHPSQRDIAMVFQSYALYPNMTVAGNIAFGMEIRKVPKPERDKAIQEVADILQIGHLLDRKPSQLSGGQRQRVAMGRALVRNPQVFLFDEPLSNLDAKLRVDMRTEIKRLHHRMKTTIVYVTHDQIEAMTLATKIAVLKDGILQQFGTPAEIYNNPANMFVADFMGSPAMNLLTASVEKNGADFSVRLAQAEGEALKLPLVNAPEGLGDYVGKDIIFGIRPEALTDPDGADRNAQSIIEGDCLIDVVEPAGSDTFAVTRIGGKQVVARLRADARIVAGQRSRLAFNLDKAVFFDPQSQERIR; encoded by the coding sequence ATGTCATTTCTAAAAATCTCTAATCTTTACAAATCCTATGGCAGTGTCTCGGTTCTTAAAGATATCAATATCGACATTGAAGAAGGTGGCTTTCTTGTTCTGGTTGGGCCGTCTGGTTGTGGCAAGTCTACGCTGCTCAATACCATTGCCGGACTTGAGCCGATTACATCTGGCGATATTTCTATCAATGGGCGCTCAGTATCGGGCCTTCATCCTTCTCAGCGTGATATTGCGATGGTGTTTCAGTCCTATGCACTCTATCCGAATATGACTGTTGCGGGGAATATCGCTTTCGGTATGGAAATTCGTAAGGTCCCAAAGCCAGAGCGCGATAAGGCTATTCAGGAAGTGGCCGACATTCTCCAGATCGGCCATCTTCTGGATCGCAAACCGAGTCAGCTTTCCGGTGGTCAGCGTCAGCGTGTTGCGATGGGGCGTGCGTTGGTTCGCAATCCGCAGGTGTTTTTATTCGACGAACCGCTTTCAAACCTTGATGCCAAGCTGCGTGTTGATATGCGCACCGAAATCAAGCGTCTGCATCATCGTATGAAAACGACGATTGTTTACGTGACGCACGACCAGATCGAAGCCATGACGCTCGCAACGAAGATCGCGGTTCTCAAAGACGGAATCTTGCAGCAGTTTGGCACGCCAGCGGAGATTTATAACAATCCAGCAAATATGTTTGTGGCCGATTTTATGGGTTCGCCAGCCATGAACCTTCTCACAGCCAGCGTTGAAAAGAATGGCGCCGATTTTTCTGTGCGGCTTGCGCAAGCGGAAGGCGAGGCCTTGAAACTTCCGCTCGTTAATGCACCGGAAGGGCTTGGCGATTATGTCGGTAAGGATATTATTTTTGGAATTCGTCCAGAAGCACTCACAGACCCGGATGGGGCAGATCGTAATGCGCAATCTATCATCGAGGGCGATTGCCTGATTGACGTGGTTGAGCCTGCCGGTTCAGACACATTCGCCGTTACGCGTATTGGTGGCAAACAGGTCGTAGCGCGTTTGCGTGCTGACGCGCGGATTGTTGCTGGCCAGCGTTCGCGCCTCGCATTCAATCTCGACAAAGCTGTGTTTTTCGATCCCCAAAGTCAGGAACGTATTCGTTGA
- a CDS encoding ABC transporter substrate-binding protein encodes MHKYFKMAAMGTAACAMLATMAPVAHAQDKQNVEVLHWWTAGGEAAALDVLKKDLEAKGISWTDMPVAGGGGTEAMTVLRARVTAGNAPTAVQMLGFDIRDWSEQGSLGNLDEVAGKEGWDKVIPAPLQDFAKYDGHWIAAPVNIHSTNWMWINKAALDKAGGKEPTNWDELVALLDNFKEQGITPIAHGGQPWQDATIFDAVVLSFGPDFYKKAFIDLDPEALGSDTMKQAFDRMTKLRSYVDDNFSGRDWNLASAMVIEGKAGVQFMGDWAKGEFVKAGKKPGEDFVCMRYPETQGAVTFNSDMFAMFKVADDKVPAQLEMASAIESPAFQSAFNVVKGSAPARTDVPDTAFDACGKKAIADVKEAAEKGTMLGSMAHGYANPASVKNAIYDVVTRQFNGQLSSDDAVKELVSAVEGAK; translated from the coding sequence ATGCATAAATATTTTAAAATGGCCGCTATGGGTACGGCTGCGTGTGCAATGCTTGCCACAATGGCGCCTGTTGCACATGCGCAGGATAAACAAAACGTGGAGGTTCTGCATTGGTGGACCGCCGGCGGCGAAGCCGCAGCGCTTGATGTTCTCAAAAAAGATCTGGAAGCTAAGGGGATTAGCTGGACAGACATGCCAGTTGCAGGCGGTGGCGGCACAGAAGCGATGACTGTCCTTCGCGCCCGCGTTACAGCTGGCAATGCTCCGACCGCCGTGCAGATGCTCGGTTTCGACATCCGCGACTGGTCTGAGCAAGGTTCGCTTGGCAATCTCGATGAGGTTGCGGGCAAGGAAGGCTGGGACAAGGTTATTCCAGCACCTTTGCAGGATTTTGCGAAGTATGATGGCCACTGGATCGCCGCACCTGTGAACATTCACTCCACCAACTGGATGTGGATCAACAAGGCAGCCCTCGACAAGGCCGGCGGCAAAGAGCCGACCAATTGGGATGAACTGGTTGCTCTTCTCGATAATTTCAAAGAACAGGGCATTACGCCAATCGCACATGGCGGCCAGCCATGGCAGGACGCAACAATTTTTGACGCGGTTGTCCTTTCCTTTGGCCCAGACTTTTACAAAAAGGCTTTCATCGATCTCGATCCGGAAGCACTTGGCAGCGATACGATGAAGCAGGCCTTTGACCGCATGACAAAGCTGCGTTCTTATGTGGATGATAACTTCTCTGGTCGTGACTGGAATCTTGCTTCAGCAATGGTCATCGAAGGCAAGGCTGGCGTTCAGTTTATGGGTGATTGGGCTAAGGGCGAGTTCGTGAAGGCCGGTAAAAAGCCGGGCGAAGATTTTGTTTGCATGCGCTACCCCGAAACCCAGGGGGCGGTAACCTTCAACTCCGATATGTTCGCGATGTTCAAGGTTGCTGATGATAAGGTACCAGCACAGCTTGAAATGGCTTCTGCTATCGAAAGTCCAGCGTTTCAGTCGGCCTTTAACGTAGTCAAGGGCTCTGCTCCTGCCCGCACCGATGTTCCAGATACCGCTTTTGATGCTTGCGGCAAAAAGGCCATTGCTGATGTGAAAGAAGCTGCAGAAAAGGGCACGATGCTCGGCTCCATGGCGCATGGCTATGCAAACCCGGCTTCCGTAAAGAATGCGATTTACGACGTTGTAACTCGTCAGTTTAACGGCCAGCTTTCGTCGGATGACGCGGTCAAGGAGCTGGTTTCGGCCGTTGAAGGTGCGAAGTAG
- a CDS encoding TIGR03767 family metallophosphoesterase: protein MSITREYLGVYGALSRRSFLKASCTVPVGGALFACGCAPHQVFSAEETQSEALTTLDKAIVPGEYLTKGKRYRQLAYDNGLPLIVREDLAPALDKRDANRKALVAFAQITDLHIIDASSPAHAAFMRQYGGPNGNLDGAPLANAWRPQETLTIQVLDAMIRRINQIGAGPISKRKFDFAISTGDSADTRAMHELLSVLTVLNGGSAIMSASGAAYIGVQDNNVFSEETYDAYWHPEPQTGNVKADIWKRAYGFPEVEGFLSSISQPINAEGFKMPWYSGFGNHDVLDYGVFGGGGISEFISTISTSNRVLMGLPNGMQPEMFLGAVSKVLPGQMAQMMNEVPSVQIMPSEMRRPFSKMEFIQQHLDAKGPFGPNGHGFTQENVEQQNAYYQFQMADGVVGIMLDTTNPNGGPDGSLDVDQANWLENQLRNYSSSYYLEDGSLIRTDNRDALITIFSHHNSITFDNMKRAPAGMPDLERLGSAAFLALLARYPNVVLWVNGHTHCNRIWSHYDPLNNGHGLWEINTAAHIDYPQQSRTIEILDNRDGTLSIIAVVIDHSSPDAIKRSGPQTSQSLAALSLELAMNDPALDRAYRLGAPEDLNVELIIKKPFA, encoded by the coding sequence TTGAGTATCACGAGAGAATATTTAGGGGTTTATGGTGCATTATCACGCCGCTCCTTTCTGAAGGCTAGTTGTACCGTGCCCGTTGGTGGCGCGTTATTTGCGTGCGGTTGTGCGCCGCATCAAGTCTTTTCAGCAGAAGAGACGCAGTCTGAAGCTTTAACCACATTGGATAAAGCGATTGTCCCCGGCGAATATCTCACAAAAGGTAAACGTTACCGGCAGCTTGCCTATGATAATGGTTTGCCATTGATCGTGCGCGAAGATTTGGCGCCCGCACTCGACAAGCGCGACGCCAATCGAAAAGCGCTGGTGGCTTTTGCCCAAATCACTGACTTGCACATTATCGACGCATCCTCTCCCGCTCACGCCGCATTTATGCGGCAATATGGTGGACCAAACGGAAATCTTGATGGTGCGCCGTTGGCTAATGCTTGGCGACCGCAGGAAACACTCACCATCCAAGTGCTAGATGCTATGATCAGGCGCATTAATCAAATAGGCGCTGGACCGATATCGAAGCGGAAATTCGACTTCGCAATATCGACAGGTGATAGCGCCGATACGCGAGCAATGCATGAACTGCTGTCTGTTCTGACGGTTTTGAACGGCGGTTCTGCGATAATGTCAGCCAGCGGTGCCGCCTACATCGGTGTTCAGGATAATAACGTTTTTTCTGAAGAGACGTATGATGCTTATTGGCATCCAGAGCCTCAAACGGGAAACGTAAAGGCGGATATTTGGAAGCGCGCTTATGGTTTTCCTGAGGTTGAAGGTTTTCTGTCATCTATTAGCCAGCCCATAAACGCTGAAGGCTTTAAAATGCCTTGGTATTCAGGCTTTGGAAACCACGACGTCCTTGATTATGGTGTCTTTGGTGGTGGTGGAATTTCTGAATTCATATCAACGATTAGTACGTCAAACCGGGTCTTGATGGGACTGCCGAACGGAATGCAGCCTGAGATGTTCTTGGGGGCGGTGAGTAAAGTTTTACCAGGGCAAATGGCGCAAATGATGAACGAAGTTCCGAGCGTTCAAATTATGCCTTCCGAAATGCGTCGCCCTTTTTCAAAGATGGAATTTATTCAACAACACCTGGATGCCAAGGGTCCGTTTGGCCCAAATGGCCATGGCTTTACGCAGGAAAATGTTGAGCAGCAGAATGCTTATTATCAATTCCAAATGGCAGATGGGGTCGTCGGTATCATGCTGGATACGACCAATCCCAATGGTGGTCCGGATGGCTCCTTGGATGTCGATCAAGCCAATTGGCTTGAAAATCAGCTTCGGAATTACTCGTCATCCTATTATCTTGAGGATGGTTCGCTAATCCGAACCGATAATCGAGATGCTTTGATTACGATTTTCTCTCATCATAATTCTATTACTTTTGATAATATGAAGCGCGCGCCTGCGGGAATGCCCGATTTGGAGCGTTTAGGATCTGCCGCTTTTCTGGCGTTATTGGCGCGTTACCCCAACGTTGTGCTTTGGGTAAACGGGCATACGCACTGCAACCGTATATGGAGCCATTACGACCCTTTGAATAACGGTCACGGCTTATGGGAGATTAATACCGCAGCACATATCGATTATCCTCAACAATCCCGAACGATTGAAATTTTGGATAATCGCGATGGTACATTGTCCATCATTGCAGTCGTAATTGATCACTCGTCCCCTGATGCGATCAAGCGTAGCGGGCCACAAACATCACAATCGCTTGCTGCATTAAGTCTGGAGCTCGCTATGAATGATCCGGCGCTTGATCGGGCATACCGTCTGGGTGCTCCGGAAGATTTGAACGTAGAACTTATAATAAAGAAACCTTTTGCTTAA
- a CDS encoding carbohydrate ABC transporter permease — MSAPTQENAINSGKLTRALIYSALLLFAIYYLLPLYVMLVNSFKPLDEIRQGGMLSLPQQWTIEPWLSAWSTAQIGVQPTGIKPFFINSILMVVPAVAISTIVGALNGYVLTKWRFRGSNIFFGLLLLSCFIPFQIVLIPMARVLGMLGIAGTIWGLILVHVVYGIGFTTLYFRNYYEAFPTELVRAAQIDGASFLQIFRRILLPSSGPIIVVSVIWQFTNIWNDFLFGASFSGANSTPMTVALNNLVSSSTGVKEYNVHFAAAILAALPTLIVYIVSGRYFVRGLMSGAVKG, encoded by the coding sequence ATGAGTGCTCCGACCCAGGAAAATGCAATCAACAGCGGCAAGCTAACCCGCGCCTTGATCTATTCGGCGTTGCTGCTATTTGCGATCTATTATTTGCTGCCGCTCTATGTAATGTTGGTAAATTCATTCAAGCCATTGGATGAAATCCGTCAGGGCGGCATGCTAAGCCTGCCACAGCAATGGACGATTGAGCCATGGCTTTCGGCATGGTCAACGGCGCAGATTGGCGTGCAGCCAACTGGCATCAAGCCATTCTTTATCAACTCAATCCTGATGGTTGTGCCTGCCGTTGCTATCTCAACAATCGTGGGCGCTCTAAACGGCTATGTGCTGACGAAATGGCGTTTTCGCGGCTCGAATATCTTCTTCGGCCTGCTATTATTATCATGTTTCATCCCGTTTCAGATCGTGCTGATCCCAATGGCGCGTGTGCTTGGTATGCTTGGCATTGCAGGTACGATCTGGGGGCTGATCCTTGTGCATGTGGTCTATGGTATCGGTTTCACGACTCTTTATTTCCGCAATTATTATGAGGCGTTTCCGACCGAACTGGTTCGCGCTGCACAGATTGACGGTGCAAGTTTCCTCCAGATTTTCCGGCGTATTCTTTTGCCATCATCAGGACCAATCATCGTTGTGTCGGTTATCTGGCAGTTTACCAATATTTGGAACGACTTCCTTTTTGGTGCTTCCTTCTCGGGTGCAAATTCAACGCCGATGACGGTTGCGCTCAATAATCTGGTTTCCTCCTCGACCGGGGTCAAGGAATACAACGTGCATTTCGCAGCCGCCATTCTCGCCGCTCTGCCTACGCTGATCGTCTACATCGTTTCCGGGCGCTATTTTGTACGCGGCCTGATGTCCGGTGCTGTTAAAGGATAA
- a CDS encoding 6,7-dimethyl-8-ribityllumazine synthase, which yields MNQSYPNKTSFKIAFIQARWHADIVDEARKSFIAELAAKTGTNVEVEVFDVPGAYEIPLHAKTLAKTGRYAAIVGAAFVIDGGIYRHDFVATAVINGMMQVQLETEVPVLSVSLTPHHYHDSKEHHEFFFNHFKVKGVEAAHAALQIVSERARIEALGKIDA from the coding sequence ATGAACCAGAGCTATCCGAACAAGACATCCTTTAAAATCGCCTTTATTCAGGCGCGCTGGCACGCGGATATTGTCGACGAAGCACGCAAAAGCTTCATTGCTGAACTGGCTGCCAAAACTGGGACCAATGTGGAAGTTGAAGTCTTCGACGTTCCCGGCGCTTATGAAATTCCGCTTCATGCCAAGACGCTTGCAAAGACAGGCCGCTATGCGGCAATTGTTGGCGCGGCGTTCGTGATTGACGGCGGTATTTATCGTCACGATTTCGTAGCTACCGCCGTTATCAACGGTATGATGCAAGTGCAGCTTGAAACCGAAGTGCCGGTGCTCAGCGTGTCACTCACGCCGCATCATTACCATGACAGCAAAGAGCACCATGAATTCTTCTTCAACCATTTCAAGGTGAAGGGTGTGGAAGCTGCACATGCTGCGCTGCAGATCGTCAGCGAACGCGCACGCATCGAAGCGCTTGGTAAGATCGACGCTTAA
- a CDS encoding sugar ABC transporter permease gives MKRSSRLQELVPKLVLAPSFLIVLVFVYGFIIYTGVLSVTNSRMLPSYGFVGLSNYEKLWALPHWWRAITNLAIFASLYIIICSVIGLFLAILLDQKIRGEGFLRPIYLYPMALSFIVTGTAWKWFLDPGIGLEHTMRVWGWEGFTFNWIKSNTMAIYCLVIAAVWQSSGFVMAMFLAGLRGVDNEIIKAAQIDGASTSTIYRRIIIPLMRPVFLSAFVVLAHLAIKAYDLVVALTGGGPGQATELPATFMYSYTFTRNQMGIGASSAIIMLVMIFSIIIPYLYSEIRGGARS, from the coding sequence ATGAAGCGTAGTAGCCGACTACAGGAACTGGTGCCGAAGCTGGTTCTTGCACCCAGTTTTTTGATTGTCCTTGTCTTTGTATATGGATTTATCATTTACACTGGCGTTCTTTCCGTCACCAACAGCCGCATGTTGCCATCATATGGCTTTGTCGGGCTTTCGAATTACGAAAAATTGTGGGCCTTGCCGCATTGGTGGCGCGCTATCACCAATCTCGCGATTTTTGCATCGCTTTACATCATTATATGTTCGGTCATCGGCCTGTTTCTAGCCATTCTGCTTGATCAGAAAATCCGTGGTGAGGGCTTTTTGCGTCCGATTTATCTTTATCCGATGGCGCTGTCGTTCATCGTGACAGGGACGGCCTGGAAGTGGTTCCTTGATCCAGGTATTGGCCTTGAACATACGATGCGCGTTTGGGGGTGGGAAGGATTTACCTTTAACTGGATTAAGAGCAATACAATGGCAATTTATTGCCTTGTCATTGCAGCTGTCTGGCAGTCGTCCGGCTTTGTTATGGCGATGTTCCTTGCGGGCCTCCGTGGCGTAGACAATGAAATCATCAAAGCGGCGCAAATCGACGGTGCTTCCACGAGCACTATTTACCGCCGTATCATAATTCCTTTGATGCGTCCGGTATTCTTGTCGGCTTTTGTGGTTCTCGCGCATCTTGCGATCAAGGCTTATGATCTTGTGGTTGCTTTGACCGGCGGCGGACCGGGGCAGGCCACCGAACTCCCGGCAACATTCATGTATTCTTACACATTCACGCGCAATCAGATGGGCATTGGTGCCTCTTCCGCGATTATTATGCTCGTGATGATTTTCTCGATTATCATCCCCTACCTTTATTCGGAAATTCGCGGGGGAGCGCGGTCATGA
- a CDS encoding 3'-5' exonuclease — protein sequence MRQQFDLFAPPVPNGEKKSELRPARTRPGKTTVPNEAEMVQRLKESGRYRILQRLDPPPTVANADKIAFPRLGVVVDTETTGLSAAQEEIIEIGVVAFRYADDGSIGDVCATFGALQEPSKPIPADITRITGITDEMVAGQIIPRARLEALIADADIIIAHNAAFDRPFLERFSPVFENKPWACSVKEIDWTARGFEGTKLGYLIGQSGYFHNGHRAEDDCQALLAVLKGQSGKTTPFAELLKASEKSRLRIYAENSPFEMKDKLKERRYRWSDGSDGRPKSWWTEIDEDELEAELEYLRTEIYPWRDAEPLIQKLTAVDRYKERAPLRSK from the coding sequence ATGCGCCAACAGTTCGACTTATTTGCTCCTCCCGTGCCAAATGGGGAGAAGAAGTCAGAACTGCGCCCTGCCCGCACCAGGCCGGGAAAGACGACCGTTCCCAACGAAGCGGAAATGGTGCAAAGACTTAAGGAGAGTGGGCGTTATCGTATATTGCAACGACTTGATCCGCCGCCGACGGTAGCTAACGCGGATAAAATTGCCTTCCCACGTTTAGGCGTTGTCGTTGACACCGAAACGACAGGCTTAAGTGCTGCGCAGGAAGAAATTATTGAGATTGGTGTTGTGGCCTTCCGCTATGCGGATGACGGCTCAATCGGCGATGTCTGTGCAACCTTTGGTGCTTTGCAAGAGCCATCAAAGCCAATTCCAGCAGATATTACGCGTATCACTGGCATTACCGACGAAATGGTTGCCGGGCAGATCATTCCGCGTGCGAGACTTGAAGCATTGATCGCTGATGCTGACATTATCATTGCACACAATGCGGCTTTTGACCGCCCCTTTCTGGAACGCTTTTCACCCGTCTTTGAAAACAAGCCCTGGGCCTGTTCGGTCAAGGAGATTGATTGGACTGCGCGCGGCTTTGAAGGCACAAAGCTTGGTTATCTGATCGGCCAGAGCGGCTATTTCCATAATGGCCATCGTGCAGAAGATGATTGTCAGGCGTTGCTCGCCGTGTTGAAGGGACAATCCGGCAAGACGACACCTTTTGCAGAATTGCTGAAGGCCAGCGAGAAATCGCGCCTGCGCATTTATGCAGAAAACAGCCCTTTTGAAATGAAGGACAAGCTGAAAGAACGCCGTTATCGCTGGTCTGATGGCAGCGACGGACGCCCGAAATCCTGGTGGACGGAAATCGACGAAGATGAACTCGAAGCCGAACTCGAATATCTGCGTACAGAGATTTACCCTTGGCGCGATGCAGAGCCGTTGATTCAAAAGCTCACAGCCGTCGACCGCTATAAAGAGCGAGCACCACTCAGATCAAAGTAA
- a CDS encoding DUF2778 domain-containing protein → MAFVSDFYGLQSAPSFRIALPFRLKGVVRFAAMASGAVVIGGCMMASLGMVEAVLPAFMPLAPVMRRLPVATPQKLTVVDQKIGMGHAARQGFIKAYTADTAYSNLDWRRNKSQGFDIIADVGPEAVIEAPVAVQPKVLEARDERVAPLEQMQFVVSPDAIDTAANSARYAFQDFSTIDEVPLPTARVTPVPSVRSDSRIADATTDAGTGLALPDVVPFPENRPRVKAAVPEKQPQIAYAPSKAQTEDMQRGLVKRLFGQTARNKTAIYDISAAIVYLPNGEKLEAHSGIGYMRDNPKFVDQKMRGATPPSTYNLRMRESLFHGVEAVRLLPANGRNPHNRDGLLAHTYMLRRPGDSNGCVVFKDYARFLRAFKRGEIDRMIVVENSSSISNKRYM, encoded by the coding sequence ATGGCGTTCGTCTCAGATTTCTATGGTTTGCAATCTGCTCCGTCGTTCAGGATAGCGTTGCCTTTTCGTCTTAAAGGCGTTGTACGCTTTGCCGCTATGGCATCTGGTGCGGTGGTGATTGGTGGCTGCATGATGGCTTCATTGGGGATGGTTGAGGCGGTGTTGCCGGCATTCATGCCATTGGCTCCAGTGATGCGTCGCTTGCCGGTGGCAACCCCGCAAAAATTGACTGTTGTCGATCAAAAAATCGGAATGGGGCATGCCGCCCGACAAGGTTTTATCAAGGCTTATACTGCTGATACTGCCTATTCGAATCTGGACTGGCGTCGAAATAAATCCCAAGGCTTTGATATTATTGCCGATGTCGGACCAGAGGCGGTGATCGAAGCGCCCGTTGCCGTACAGCCCAAGGTTCTTGAAGCGCGTGACGAGCGCGTCGCACCACTGGAGCAAATGCAATTTGTCGTTTCGCCAGATGCGATCGACACGGCTGCAAATTCGGCGCGTTATGCCTTCCAGGATTTTAGCACAATCGATGAGGTTCCGCTGCCAACAGCACGTGTTACGCCCGTGCCTTCCGTGCGTTCTGATTCAAGAATTGCGGACGCGACTACCGACGCCGGAACAGGTCTGGCTCTTCCTGATGTTGTCCCCTTTCCAGAAAACCGTCCCCGGGTGAAGGCTGCTGTGCCTGAAAAGCAGCCGCAAATCGCATACGCACCTTCTAAAGCTCAGACCGAAGATATGCAGCGCGGTCTTGTGAAGCGGCTATTCGGTCAAACAGCTCGCAATAAGACGGCAATTTATGATATTTCCGCCGCTATCGTCTATTTGCCCAATGGCGAAAAGCTCGAAGCCCACTCGGGTATCGGCTACATGCGCGATAATCCTAAATTTGTTGATCAGAAAATGCGCGGTGCAACGCCGCCAAGCACCTATAACCTGCGCATGCGGGAAAGCCTCTTTCACGGCGTGGAAGCTGTTCGGTTGCTCCCGGCCAATGGACGCAATCCCCACAATCGTGATGGTCTTCTGGCGCACACCTATATGCTTCGTCGTCCTGGTGATTCCAATGGCTGTGTCGTGTTTAAAGATTATGCGCGGTTCTTGAGGGCCTTTAAACGTGGTGAAATTGACAGAATGATCGTTGTGGAAAATAGTTCAAGTATTTCTAATAAAAGATATATGTAG